The Calditrichota bacterium genome segment CTACCATATAGATCACATCCTCGGCGATGTTGGTAGCCTGATCCGCAACGCGCTCGAGTTGCCGTGAAACCGAGAGGAGGCTGATGAATGCGTCGATGCGGTCCGGCTCGCTGCGGATCGCCCCCGCCATCAGGCTATACATCGCGCGGTTGAGACCATCGATCTCGTCGTCGCGGCGGAGCACCCCGCGGGCGATCTCGAGGTCTCTGTTGACCAGTGCGTCGATGGCTTCCTTGAGCATCGCTTGCGCGCCGCTTTGCATTCGCGAAAGTTCGTCTGGAATGGCTACCGACGGCTCACCAGCCAGAAACCGCGCCCGTTCGGCGATGTTGACCGCCAGATCGCCGACCCGCTCTAGGTCGTTGTTGATCTTCAAGACGGCGACCACGAACCGAAGGTCGAGCGCGACCGGCTGATGCAGCGCAAGTATCTTCAAGCACTCTTCCTCGACATCGACCTCAATCTGGTCGATTCTGGGATCGCGGGCTACGACACTCGCTGCGAGAACATCGTCCCGGGTTCGGAGGGCTTTGACGGCGTCGCGAAGCAACTCCTCGACTTCGCCGCCCAGTCCGAGTATCTTCTTCTTCAGATTATCTATTTCGCGCTGGAGATGGACTTCCATTGGAATAATAAGTGTTGTATCACTGCGCATTGCCCGTCAAAGCGCAACTATGTCCGAAACTTGTCTCTGTATTGTGAGCCTAATGTGAGGATTCAGCCTTTCGGCGGGCTTCACCAGCCAGATTGTGAGCGGCCCTTATCGGGTCCGGCAATCGGTAACGGGTGCAGCATTTCAGCGCCAAATCCACCGCCGCTTCGATCCCGCACAAGTGCCCCGGCGATATGAAAACCGGTTTGACGCCGGCTCGCGTCCGGAGCACCCGGCCGATCTCCATCCCCTCACGCTTTGCCCTCTCGCGTCCACCTATAGTCTGAATCAGCGCCGACCAGTTTCCCCGGTCCGGTCCCGGCTCGACAAAAGAGCCCGTCAGACGGGTTTTCCCGCATCCCACCGTCGGCAGGCCCAGTTCCAATCCAAGGTGGCACGCGATCCCCATACGACGGGGATGGGCGATTCCCTGTCCATCGACGATGACTGCGTCGGGCCGAAGCGTCAACTTTGCAAAGACCTCGAGCAGCGGCGGGAGTTCCCGAAAAGCAAGCAACCCTGGAATATAGGGGAAACAGGCGGGAAGCGTTGCCGTCGCACTCTCCACCACCCGCCCTTCCTTGACGCTCCAGACCACCACCGCAGCATAGATCAATCCCGATTCTTCACGTTCATCCTGCCACCTTCCGCGCACTGGATCGGACGAAGTGTCGGCTCCGGCAACGAGGTCACAGTCCAATAGTCCGCCGAATATGACCAGCCGCTTGCGCAGTTGATTCTGAAGCGCAATGGCGGCAGAAACATCAATGCTGCTTGGCACTTCGTCGGAGGTCTTCGATCCCAACATAACGTTGGTTGACTGGAACGGCATCAAACCCGACCGACTTTCCATAGTTGTAGAAATCGACCTTTACCTTCTCGGCTTTCCCGACCCCGAAGTGAAGGGTTAGGCTATTCTGGCTGCCTGCGCCTTTACCGCCTTCAATCTGACGGACGATTGTCCGGCTTTCGGTCCGGACTTCAACGATGGCACCGATTTGGGTAAATGGGCTATAGACATGAGGCGAGGCAGCAATCTCGATCCAGTTGCCGGTTTCGGTGGTGGAGTTGTGGAAGAGTTCGACCTTCCCCCCTTCACAGGCAGCCAGATCGAGCCGTCCGTCGTTGTCGTAGTCCGCCGTAGCGCAGCCCCAGCCGTTGAAGATGCGCACACCGGCAAGAAAGGTGATGTCTTCGA includes the following:
- a CDS encoding endonuclease V; protein product: MLGSKTSDEVPSSIDVSAAIALQNQLRKRLVIFGGLLDCDLVAGADTSSDPVRGRWQDEREESGLIYAAVVVWSVKEGRVVESATATLPACFPYIPGLLAFRELPPLLEVFAKLTLRPDAVIVDGQGIAHPRRMGIACHLGLELGLPTVGCGKTRLTGSFVEPGPDRGNWSALIQTIGGRERAKREGMEIGRVLRTRAGVKPVFISPGHLCGIEAAVDLALKCCTRYRLPDPIRAAHNLAGEARRKAESSH
- the phoU gene encoding phosphate signaling complex protein PhoU is translated as MEVHLQREIDNLKKKILGLGGEVEELLRDAVKALRTRDDVLAASVVARDPRIDQIEVDVEEECLKILALHQPVALDLRFVVAVLKINNDLERVGDLAVNIAERARFLAGEPSVAIPDELSRMQSGAQAMLKEAIDALVNRDLEIARGVLRRDDEIDGLNRAMYSLMAGAIRSEPDRIDAFISLLSVSRQLERVADQATNIAEDVIYMVGGEIVRHQGGRTGLPVGH